From a region of the Nonlabens sp. Hel1_33_55 genome:
- a CDS encoding BatD family protein, translated as MKRIAFLFILFLGIVAQAQVSFTGTATRDAIALNERLRVEFKMNVDGDSFRPPNFAGFSIASGPIQGISQSYVNGKGTFTKSYTYILAPESTGPKTIGRATMNYQGEEFSTTPFTVSITKSIADPRATTSNEPVREIAEQNIHLVAEVSNASPYLNEAIRVVYKLYVSNNSGINGWTETDSPKYADFWSQNIDNRDQQVRTGTYQGQEYRYLVLREAILYPQKTGSLTIEPLVLDVNVQVPSGRRDFFGRSFMTTEKLRVTAGARAINVKDLPQEGRPASFTGAVGQFDFGVSLTRAQLESGESLVATVEAKGTGNLQLMQLPKLDVPERLEVYEPERVDKTQTTYSGVRGSIADNYTIVPQSGGTFTLPDVEFSYFDPAARQYKTINSGENRIEVSGPAVTANSNSGTNVLSAGDTFAFIKTSTDLEPIQQKRFYGTTVYWSIVGAMFLLIPLVLLFKKRREVVASDVQGRKVKKANKLSKKYLSEARRNIGNAEAFYESLERALHNFLKSKLKITAAEMTKQRVDELLQQRRVQDEARTEFISLLSTAEMARYAPSTATAMQEDYDKASKVINQLDKQLN; from the coding sequence ATGAAAAGAATTGCGTTTCTATTCATATTGTTTTTAGGCATTGTGGCTCAGGCGCAGGTTTCCTTTACGGGAACCGCGACCAGAGATGCGATTGCGCTCAATGAACGCCTGCGTGTAGAATTCAAGATGAACGTTGATGGCGATAGTTTCAGGCCACCTAATTTTGCTGGGTTTAGTATCGCTAGTGGACCTATTCAGGGAATCTCGCAGAGCTATGTCAACGGCAAAGGAACCTTCACCAAATCCTACACATACATCCTTGCGCCAGAAAGTACGGGACCCAAAACCATAGGTCGCGCGACCATGAATTACCAAGGCGAGGAATTTTCAACCACGCCATTCACGGTAAGTATTACAAAGTCCATTGCAGATCCACGAGCGACTACGAGTAATGAACCCGTCCGGGAAATCGCAGAACAGAACATTCACTTAGTCGCTGAGGTTTCCAACGCATCACCTTATTTAAATGAAGCCATCAGAGTAGTCTACAAACTCTACGTTTCCAACAACTCTGGAATCAACGGCTGGACAGAAACCGATAGCCCCAAGTATGCCGATTTCTGGTCTCAGAATATCGATAACCGTGATCAACAAGTGCGCACAGGAACTTATCAAGGTCAGGAATACCGTTACCTAGTTCTACGAGAAGCCATTTTATATCCGCAGAAAACGGGAAGTTTGACGATTGAACCGCTGGTACTGGATGTGAACGTTCAGGTGCCATCTGGTAGAAGAGATTTTTTCGGTAGATCGTTTATGACGACAGAGAAATTGCGTGTTACCGCAGGTGCACGTGCCATTAATGTAAAAGATTTACCGCAAGAAGGACGACCAGCGAGTTTTACTGGTGCGGTTGGACAATTTGATTTTGGCGTGAGTTTGACTCGGGCGCAATTGGAATCTGGTGAAAGTCTTGTGGCAACGGTCGAGGCAAAAGGAACAGGGAACCTGCAATTGATGCAGCTGCCTAAACTGGATGTACCAGAACGACTTGAGGTTTATGAGCCAGAACGCGTTGATAAAACCCAAACTACCTACAGCGGCGTGCGCGGTAGCATCGCAGATAACTATACGATCGTACCGCAATCTGGCGGGACCTTCACGTTGCCAGATGTGGAATTCAGCTATTTTGATCCTGCGGCGCGTCAATATAAAACTATCAACAGCGGTGAGAATCGCATTGAAGTCAGTGGCCCAGCTGTAACGGCAAACAGCAATAGCGGCACCAATGTTTTGAGCGCTGGTGATACGTTTGCATTCATAAAAACCAGCACAGATCTTGAACCAATCCAGCAGAAGAGATTTTATGGAACCACGGTCTATTGGAGTATCGTAGGAGCAATGTTTCTGCTTATTCCATTAGTGCTATTGTTTAAGAAACGCCGCGAGGTGGTGGCATCAGACGTGCAAGGTAGAAAGGTCAAAAAGGCCAACAAATTGAGCAAGAAATACCTTTCTGAAGCCCGCAGAAATATAGGTAATGCAGAGGCTTTCTATGAAAGTCTGGAACGCGCCCTGCATAACTTCCTCAAATCAAAACTTAAAATCACCGCTGCCGAAATGACCAAGCAGCGCGTGGATGAATTGCTGCAACAGCGACGTGTTCAGGATGAAGCGCGCACAGAGTTCATCTCGCTTCTTTCTACAGCAGAAATGGCTCGATATGCACCATCAACCGCCACGGCAATGCAGGAAGATTACGACAAGGCGAGCAAGGTGATCAATCAACTGGACAAACAACTAAACTAA
- a CDS encoding tetratricopeptide repeat protein — MNKRIQHIGFIVVFLMCSAFAKAQLQQPDNTAYESAMAQGVDYAADNNFSKAEASYRKAKALQPESTEASYNLGNVYYKNKKGYNAAESYRAAATTAKTKAEKHKAFHNMGNTFMENKKFPEAVEAYKNALRNDPTDDETRYNLALAKQEEEKQGGGGGGDDQDKKDKGDNEDESDSKDGDQDDKSGGNNEGDKEKEGDKDKGDQGEGKDDPKGENQEGKDGEGKPKEQEGQQPQQRVEGQMTPQQIRQILEAMNNEEQKIQDKINAQKVKGTKKKTEKDW, encoded by the coding sequence ATGAATAAAAGGATACAACATATTGGTTTTATAGTGGTGTTTTTGATGTGTTCCGCTTTCGCGAAAGCGCAATTACAACAACCTGATAACACAGCTTATGAATCTGCAATGGCACAAGGTGTGGACTATGCAGCAGACAATAATTTTTCAAAAGCAGAAGCATCCTACCGCAAGGCAAAGGCATTGCAGCCAGAAAGCACTGAGGCGTCCTACAATCTGGGAAACGTATACTACAAGAATAAAAAGGGCTACAACGCGGCAGAAAGCTACCGCGCGGCAGCCACCACAGCAAAAACCAAAGCCGAAAAGCACAAGGCATTTCACAATATGGGCAACACTTTTATGGAGAACAAAAAGTTCCCAGAGGCCGTAGAAGCCTACAAAAACGCCCTACGTAACGACCCAACAGATGATGAAACGCGATACAATCTAGCACTCGCCAAACAGGAAGAAGAAAAACAAGGCGGCGGCGGTGGCGGCGATGATCAGGATAAGAAGGACAAAGGCGACAACGAAGACGAGAGCGACAGCAAGGATGGCGATCAGGATGATAAGTCTGGCGGCAATAATGAAGGAGACAAAGAGAAGGAAGGCGATAAGGATAAAGGCGATCAAGGTGAAGGCAAGGATGATCCCAAAGGTGAAAACCAAGAAGGCAAAGACGGCGAAGGTAAGCCCAAAGAGCAAGAAGGCCAGCAACCACAACAACGCGTGGAAGGTCAAATGACGCCACAGCAAATACGCCAAATTCTGGAAGCCATGAATAATGAAGAGCAAAAGATTCAGGACAAGATCAACGCTCAGAAAGTAAAAGGAACCAAAAAGAAAACGGAGAAGGACTGGTAG